A genomic window from Filimonas effusa includes:
- a CDS encoding zinc ribbon domain-containing protein → MQHCICGSCRYVNELDYDFCSNCGHPLHNRSGQLTLYAVRQRQRKDLLLKCETNIQVARNTLYILAAISITGIGFAFSELDEGVFLALLSIVSSSLFFFLGKWSKRRPFTALLMSIIVILTYALIAILGKVQDTFTTVTGVYGLFITILVLFLLLRGLAFAFKADLVKEEMEIM, encoded by the coding sequence ATGCAACACTGTATCTGCGGATCGTGCCGTTACGTCAATGAACTGGATTATGATTTCTGCAGCAACTGCGGTCATCCGCTTCACAACAGAAGCGGGCAGCTTACCTTATATGCGGTAAGACAACGGCAACGCAAAGACCTGTTGCTGAAATGTGAAACCAACATACAGGTGGCAAGGAATACGTTGTATATACTGGCGGCAATTAGCATTACGGGTATTGGATTTGCTTTCAGCGAGCTGGATGAAGGTGTTTTCCTGGCCTTACTGTCGATAGTGTCGTCTTCGTTATTCTTTTTCCTGGGCAAATGGAGTAAGCGCCGCCCGTTTACGGCTTTGCTGATGAGTATTATTGTTATTCTTACCTATGCGTTAATAGCAATACTCGGAAAAGTACAGGATACGTTCACCACGGTAACAGGTGTTTATGGTCTTTTTATTACAATCCTGGTATTATTTCTTTTGCTGCGCGGGCTGGCTTTTGCTTTTAAAGCCGACCTGGTAAAGGAAGAAATGGAAATCATGTAA
- a CDS encoding hemolysin family protein, protein MSVLYTSIWLVVTLILVGFFAGLEVAFSSANRLNVELKKKQGKSSGIIVSRFMEHPSAFIGTCLVGFTVSLVSYALLFSQLMRGSLWHPVHISNPWLKLAFDTFLSTLLVLVLGIFIPRAFWRARNDKLLLAFAPLANLIHGIFSPVAIAMVGASQWILKNFFNARIKDNAEAFSKVDLEQFYQQNREQDEDNNPDLNKDLFENALSLPNIRIRQCLVPRTEIEAIDMKSTVEEARQRFIDTKLSKMVVYEDNIDNILGYIHQLDLFKKPGKIQDILLPIPAIPESMSATDLINKFSKERKSIAWVVDEFGGTAGIVTMEDILEELFGEIKDEYDTEELSEKQDSETEFTFSGRLELDYLNEKYDFDFPANESETLSGYIINEYKTIPKLKERIIIGHYEFDILEVSDTRIETVKMKVLR, encoded by the coding sequence ATGTCTGTACTCTACACATCTATATGGTTGGTAGTTACACTTATCCTGGTTGGCTTTTTTGCCGGCCTGGAAGTGGCCTTTTCCAGTGCGAACCGGTTAAACGTGGAGTTGAAGAAGAAGCAGGGTAAAAGCAGCGGTATCATTGTATCGCGTTTTATGGAGCATCCTTCCGCTTTCATAGGCACCTGCCTGGTAGGATTTACCGTGAGCCTGGTGAGTTATGCTTTATTGTTCAGCCAGCTGATGCGGGGCTCTTTATGGCATCCGGTGCATATAAGCAACCCCTGGTTAAAGCTGGCCTTTGATACTTTCCTCTCTACTTTATTGGTATTGGTCCTGGGCATTTTTATTCCAAGGGCATTCTGGCGGGCGCGCAATGATAAGCTGTTACTGGCTTTTGCTCCCTTAGCGAACCTTATACACGGTATATTCAGCCCGGTTGCTATAGCAATGGTTGGTGCATCGCAATGGATCCTGAAGAATTTTTTCAATGCCCGCATCAAGGATAATGCAGAAGCCTTCTCAAAGGTAGACCTGGAACAGTTTTACCAGCAGAACAGGGAACAGGATGAAGATAACAATCCCGACCTGAACAAAGATCTATTTGAGAATGCCCTGTCCCTGCCCAATATCCGCATCCGCCAGTGCCTGGTGCCGCGTACCGAAATAGAAGCGATAGATATGAAATCCACCGTGGAGGAGGCAAGACAGCGTTTCATCGATACCAAGCTGAGTAAGATGGTTGTATATGAGGATAATATTGATAATATCCTTGGTTATATCCATCAGCTGGACCTGTTTAAGAAGCCGGGGAAGATACAGGATATACTGTTGCCTATACCCGCCATACCGGAGAGTATGAGCGCTACGGACCTCATCAACAAGTTTTCGAAAGAGCGCAAGAGCATTGCCTGGGTAGTAGACGAATTTGGCGGTACAGCTGGCATTGTTACAATGGAAGATATCCTGGAGGAGCTTTTTGGAGAGATCAAAGATGAATATGATACCGAAGAGCTTTCCGAGAAGCAGGATTCCGAGACCGAATTCACCTTCTCGGGCCGGCTGGAACTGGATTACCTGAACGAAAAGTACGATTTCGATTTCCCGGCCAATGAGTCTGAGACCTTATCGGGATATATCATAAATGAGTACAAAACCATCCCCAAGCTAAAAGAGCGCATCATTATCGGTCATTATGAGTTTGATATACTGGAAGTGAGCGATACCCGTATTGAAACGGTTAAGATGAAAGTATTACGTTAA
- the tatC gene encoding twin-arginine translocase subunit TatC, producing the protein MANLFTRGGDESKSEMSFVDHLEALRWHIIRSVVAILVMAVIIFLNIQWVFDNVIAGPINPNFVSYKAFCDLSHYLHLGDALCLKPIKVEMLENRFGGQFLGSFTVAFVGGLIVAFPYIFWEFWRFVKPALKEKEVKNTRFAIFWVTFFFFSGAVFGYFILGPFTFNFLASFQISGMHMVETKPTLGDYLENLTNIILGCGIAFELPVLSYILTRIGLITPRFLRSTRRYAIVIILVIAAFITPSPDFISQTLVFIPLMTLYELGVIVSARVHKEELKKEQEWE; encoded by the coding sequence ATGGCAAACCTATTTACGAGGGGTGGAGACGAAAGCAAATCGGAGATGTCGTTTGTAGATCATCTTGAAGCGCTGCGCTGGCATATTATAAGATCGGTAGTTGCGATACTTGTAATGGCTGTCATTATATTCCTGAATATTCAATGGGTTTTCGACAATGTCATTGCAGGCCCTATTAATCCTAATTTCGTTAGCTACAAGGCCTTCTGTGATCTCAGCCATTACCTGCATCTGGGTGATGCGCTTTGTTTGAAGCCCATTAAAGTTGAAATGCTCGAGAACCGTTTCGGCGGTCAGTTCCTGGGTAGTTTCACTGTTGCTTTCGTAGGCGGGCTTATTGTTGCCTTTCCATATATCTTCTGGGAGTTCTGGCGTTTTGTAAAGCCTGCCCTGAAGGAAAAGGAAGTTAAGAACACACGTTTTGCTATTTTCTGGGTTACCTTCTTCTTTTTCAGCGGGGCTGTCTTTGGCTATTTCATATTGGGACCCTTTACTTTTAACTTCCTGGCCAGCTTCCAGATCAGCGGAATGCATATGGTGGAAACCAAGCCTACGCTGGGCGATTACCTGGAAAATCTCACCAATATTATCCTGGGTTGCGGTATTGCTTTTGAGTTACCGGTACTTTCTTACATACTTACCCGGATAGGACTGATCACTCCCCGCTTCCTGCGCAGTACAAGGCGTTATGCTATTGTAATTATCCTGGTCATAGCAGCATTTATTACACCCAGCCCTGACTTTATCAGCCAAACCCTGGTATTTATTCCCCTGATGACCCTTTATGAACTGGGAGTTATAGTGTCGGCAAGGGTACATAAGGAAGAACTGAAGAAAGAACAGGAATGGGAATAG
- a CDS encoding M28 family peptidase — protein sequence MKKLLAGVLCLTLAGTTTFAQRDKPAAKFSKEIKASSIKEKLTIIASDEMQGRATATEGQRKAAAYIEAQFKALGLQPGTTNGFQQQYPVYYDTISQAKLSVNGKAFSFGKDFVIGLEQLADTTAAIKEIVLAGYGITDSIYDDYRDLDVKGKCVLIAEGEPKLENGNYLLTGTTKASRSAGQFVKLTNAMKHGAAMVLYYRQAPQSSFPALALKSGQYFYPKKQNGKFGINSITINDQVLEAIAEGLSKDLDGMIEAGNSLSTTLTTDINITLEKKQLNVFSSNVIGVLPGTDKKDEYVFITAHYDHLGISSTGKIFYGADDDGSGTAAVIEMAKAFKAASDKGKGPRRSIVFMTVSGEEKGLWGSSYYTDNPTVSLPKVSADLNIDMIGRVDTSYRGNPNNYLYVIGDDKISSDLTPITDSINKAYLKMELDRKYNDPSDPNRIFYRSDHYNFAKHNVPIIFYFSGLHPDYHRTTDTVDKIRFDLMEKRTRLIFLTGWAIANRDELLIRDRPLK from the coding sequence ATGAAAAAACTACTAGCAGGTGTTCTGTGCCTTACACTGGCCGGCACCACAACCTTTGCCCAACGGGATAAACCGGCCGCTAAATTCTCAAAGGAAATAAAGGCTTCTTCGATAAAGGAGAAGTTAACCATTATTGCATCGGACGAAATGCAGGGCCGGGCCACTGCCACGGAGGGCCAGCGTAAAGCAGCCGCCTATATAGAAGCACAGTTTAAAGCGCTGGGGTTACAGCCGGGGACGACTAATGGATTCCAGCAGCAATACCCGGTATATTACGATACTATCAGCCAGGCCAAGCTTTCCGTTAATGGTAAAGCTTTCAGTTTCGGTAAAGATTTCGTTATCGGCCTGGAACAACTGGCGGATACTACTGCGGCCATTAAAGAGATCGTTCTGGCGGGTTATGGTATTACAGACTCTATTTATGACGACTACAGGGATCTTGATGTTAAAGGGAAATGTGTACTTATAGCGGAAGGAGAGCCTAAACTTGAAAACGGTAATTACCTGCTAACGGGCACTACAAAGGCTTCAAGAAGCGCCGGTCAGTTTGTGAAGCTCACCAATGCTATGAAGCATGGTGCAGCTATGGTATTGTATTACAGGCAGGCGCCACAGAGCAGTTTTCCTGCGCTTGCCTTGAAGAGCGGGCAGTATTTTTATCCAAAGAAGCAAAACGGGAAGTTTGGTATTAATAGCATCACCATTAACGACCAGGTACTTGAAGCGATAGCCGAAGGGCTTTCAAAAGACCTGGATGGCATGATAGAGGCAGGCAACTCACTTTCTACCACCCTTACAACAGATATAAATATCACACTGGAAAAAAAGCAATTGAATGTTTTCAGTTCCAATGTGATTGGTGTTTTACCCGGTACTGACAAAAAGGATGAATACGTTTTTATTACAGCGCATTACGACCACCTGGGTATTTCAAGCACGGGCAAGATCTTTTACGGCGCCGATGATGATGGTTCTGGCACAGCTGCTGTAATAGAAATGGCAAAAGCGTTTAAAGCTGCCAGCGATAAAGGCAAAGGGCCACGCCGCAGTATTGTATTTATGACCGTTTCCGGAGAAGAAAAAGGACTCTGGGGTTCAAGTTATTATACCGATAATCCTACTGTAAGCCTCCCGAAGGTGAGTGCCGATCTGAATATAGACATGATTGGGCGGGTAGATACTTCGTATCGCGGCAATCCCAACAATTACCTTTATGTCATTGGCGACGATAAAATAAGCAGTGACCTTACTCCTATTACCGATAGTATCAACAAGGCTTATCTGAAAATGGAGCTGGACCGGAAGTATAACGATCCCAGCGATCCCAACAGGATCTTTTACCGCTCGGACCATTATAATTTCGCCAAGCACAATGTTCCCATCATTTTTTATTTCAGTGGTCTCCATCCGGATTATCACCGGACCACGGATACTGTAGACAAGATCCGTTTCGACCTGATGGAAAAACGGACGCGGCTTATCTTTTTAACAGGATGGGCTATTGCCAACAGGGACGAACTGTTAATCAGGGATAGGCCTCTTAAGTAA
- a CDS encoding CPBP family intramembrane glutamic endopeptidase, translated as MEEQQEPAYYYSCNECDSTVKGFHRFCHHCGAYLGAEAHREDIFNNQRLRSAFLFYGLNLFLCLIVKYTSWFHSYDQMFWMELLLALVALVYAYYNKDEILPLLAVKPLRIPVMAVIMAIAVVTSWLVNISVRELNISLFKSDNSYYGGYQIYIAPQLVMIYSIALMPAIFEELAFRGILYQYFSSFLNERLVVLVTACMFAALHLNFLSLIWLLPFGIFVGALRRKYNTIWYGIIFHFVFNLTACLIDLYREGHLF; from the coding sequence GTGGAAGAACAGCAAGAACCGGCATATTATTATTCCTGCAATGAGTGCGATAGTACGGTGAAGGGTTTTCACCGGTTTTGTCATCATTGTGGTGCTTACCTGGGGGCGGAAGCGCACAGGGAAGATATTTTCAATAATCAACGGTTGCGTTCAGCTTTCCTGTTTTACGGGCTGAATCTGTTCCTTTGCCTGATAGTTAAATACACCAGCTGGTTTCACTCGTACGACCAGATGTTCTGGATGGAGCTTTTGCTGGCGCTGGTTGCGCTTGTTTACGCCTACTATAACAAAGATGAAATATTACCGTTACTGGCAGTTAAACCGTTGAGGATCCCTGTAATGGCGGTGATAATGGCTATTGCAGTTGTAACATCGTGGCTGGTGAATATTTCGGTGCGCGAATTAAATATTTCCCTGTTTAAGTCTGATAATAGCTATTATGGTGGTTATCAGATCTATATAGCGCCTCAGCTGGTAATGATCTATTCTATTGCGCTCATGCCGGCTATATTTGAGGAATTGGCGTTCCGGGGTATATTATACCAATATTTTTCTTCGTTTTTGAATGAGCGGCTGGTAGTGCTGGTAACAGCCTGCATGTTCGCCGCCTTACATCTTAATTTCCTGTCTCTGATCTGGCTGTTGCCTTTCGGGATCTTTGTAGGAGCCTTGCGGAGGAAATATAATACCATATGGTATGGTATTATATTTCATTTTGTCTTTAACCTTACGGCCTGTTTAATAGACCTGTATAGGGAAGGTCATTTATTCTGA
- the rpiB gene encoding ribose 5-phosphate isomerase B, with protein MDTTFDLKKPIAIGSDHAGFEYKDATVKWLKEQGLEVKDLGPSSAASVDYPDFAHAVSAAVESGKVAFGILYCGSANGVAITANKHQGVRAGLAWDSDVAKLIRLHNNANIICLPARFIALPLALELVQIFMQTAFEGGRHATRVGKIACQ; from the coding sequence ATGGATACAACATTTGATCTGAAGAAACCTATTGCAATCGGAAGTGATCACGCAGGCTTTGAATATAAAGATGCTACTGTAAAGTGGCTGAAAGAACAAGGGCTGGAAGTAAAGGATCTGGGTCCGTCTTCTGCTGCATCTGTTGATTATCCTGATTTTGCACATGCGGTATCTGCGGCTGTAGAAAGCGGCAAGGTTGCTTTTGGCATTCTCTACTGCGGTTCGGCAAATGGTGTAGCTATCACTGCCAACAAACACCAGGGTGTTCGTGCCGGGCTTGCCTGGGACAGCGATGTAGCCAAGCTCATTCGTTTACACAATAACGCCAATATCATTTGTTTACCTGCACGCTTTATTGCTTTACCACTGGCATTGGAACTGGTACAGATTTTCATGCAAACTGCATTTGAAGGTGGCCGTCATGCTACAAGGGTGGGTAAGATCGCTTGTCAATAA